One genomic region from Funiculus sociatus GB2-C1 encodes:
- a CDS encoding class I SAM-dependent methyltransferase, with protein sequence MKLNLGSFDRIFPGWINTDITPHIFVTKVPFLADVMFSLRKLDKERYDEHKKGIFRQLTYLDLTKKFPWDDNSVDAAYTSHVLEHLYLEGALNCISEVYRVLKPGGIFRIAVPDLDQLIKSYDSSSPEVFLTEFLEATQTLEKNRHHWHYNENSLRKILQEAGFRDVVRREYRESKISGIAEKEERPESLFMECVK encoded by the coding sequence ATGAAATTGAATCTAGGGTCTTTTGATCGCATCTTTCCAGGCTGGATCAATACCGATATTACCCCTCACATTTTTGTCACAAAAGTACCTTTTTTAGCAGATGTAATGTTTAGCTTAAGAAAGCTAGATAAAGAGCGTTACGACGAGCATAAAAAAGGCATTTTTCGACAGTTAACTTATCTCGATTTAACCAAAAAATTTCCTTGGGATGATAACAGCGTGGACGCTGCCTATACCTCGCACGTACTTGAGCATTTGTATCTTGAGGGAGCGCTAAATTGCATTTCGGAAGTCTATCGCGTTCTCAAGCCGGGTGGAATATTTCGGATCGCAGTTCCCGACCTTGATCAATTAATTAAGAGTTACGATTCTAGCAGTCCAGAAGTCTTTTTAACGGAGTTTTTAGAGGCGACACAGACACTAGAGAAAAATCGCCATCACTGGCACTATAACGAAAATTCATTGCGAAAGATTCTCCAAGAAGCAGGTTTTCGGGACGTTGTTAGACGTGAGTATCGAGAAAGTAAAATTTCAGGTATTGCTGAAAAAGAAGAACGCCCAGAATCTTTGTTTATGGAATGTGTTAAGTAA
- a CDS encoding glycosyltransferase family 2 protein, protein MGTSIAILITCYNRKPKTLASLEALFNQVLPADVELCVYLVDDGSTDGTAEAVSHIYPQVKIIQGDGNLFWNGGMRMACSEAIKHNHNYHLWLNDDTLIYPDALSKMLATSQRLAEQGYAPIIVTGATRDPETNTVSYGGVERNTWWHPFKFRWLEPGEEPTRCDTMHGNCVLIPREIYQTIGNLDPDFRHYAGDFDYGLRAKQKGYTVWLAPGYIGTCSGNPLYANWMDSNLPIRERWQKAEQPKNFTFKERQLFAQRHAGILWPIFWLLPYRKLLFSSFGKRRRERA, encoded by the coding sequence ATGGGAACAAGCATAGCAATTCTGATAACTTGCTATAACCGCAAGCCTAAAACTTTGGCAAGTCTAGAGGCACTTTTTAACCAGGTATTGCCAGCTGACGTTGAGCTTTGCGTTTATTTGGTAGATGATGGCAGCACCGACGGCACGGCGGAAGCTGTAAGCCATATTTATCCTCAAGTAAAAATAATTCAGGGAGATGGCAATTTATTCTGGAACGGGGGAATGCGGATGGCATGTTCTGAAGCAATAAAGCACAACCATAATTATCATCTTTGGCTTAATGATGACACCCTGATTTATCCCGATGCTTTGAGTAAAATGCTAGCAACATCGCAGCGTTTAGCTGAGCAAGGTTATGCGCCAATAATTGTCACAGGAGCGACTCGCGATCCAGAGACAAATACAGTTTCTTATGGAGGCGTAGAGCGCAATACATGGTGGCATCCCTTCAAGTTTCGCTGGCTAGAACCAGGTGAAGAACCTACGCGCTGCGATACCATGCACGGGAATTGTGTCCTAATTCCTAGAGAAATTTATCAAACAATAGGAAACTTAGATCCTGACTTTAGACATTATGCCGGAGACTTTGATTATGGGTTAAGAGCAAAACAGAAAGGATATACAGTTTGGTTAGCTCCAGGCTACATTGGAACGTGTTCAGGAAACCCTTTGTATGCTAATTGGATGGACTCGAATTTGCCTATTCGCGAACGATGGCAGAAAGCAGAACAGCCGAAGAATTTTACCTTCAAAGAACGGCAGTTATTTGCTCAGCGTCATGCGGGTATTTTATGGCCTATTTTTTGGTTGCTACCGTATAGAAAATTACTTTTTTCTAGCTTCGGAAAGCGGCGACGGGAAAGAGCATGA